A part of Miscanthus floridulus cultivar M001 chromosome 6, ASM1932011v1, whole genome shotgun sequence genomic DNA contains:
- the LOC136458671 gene encoding fasciclin-like arabinogalactan protein 11, with protein sequence MARRIAVVAAAFLALAVVPAALAQAPGPAATPSGPPNVTAILEKGGQYTTFIRLMKETQQDTQLNSQLNSSYASNGGGYTVFAPTDNAFNNLKPGTLNSLTQQQQVALVQGHVLPQFYSMDSFQTASNPVRTQASGRDGPYTLNITATTNNQLNVSTGVVEVTVNNALSAVKPLAVYSVDKVLLPFELFGAKAPAAAPTASKPKKGGSSDAASGPAGADDAAPTGAASARAVGWSVAGLAAVLGYLL encoded by the coding sequence ATGGCGAGGCGCATCGCAGTCGTTGCAGCAGCGTTCCTGGCGCTGGCGGTGGTTCCGGCCGCGCTGGCGCAGGCTCCCGGCCCCGCGGCGACGCCGAGCGGCCCGCCGAACGTGACGGCGATCCTGGAGAAAGGCGGGCAGTACACGACGTTCATCCGTCTGATGAAGGAGACGCAGCAGGACACGCAGCTGAACAGCCAGCTCAACAGCTCCTACGCCAGCAACGGCGGCGGGTACACGGTGTTCGCGCCCACCGACAACGCCTTCAACAACCTCAAGCCGGGCACGCTCAACTCGctgacgcagcagcagcaggtggcgCTGGTGCAGGGCCACGTGCTGCCCCAGTTCTACAGCATGGACTCGTTCCAGACCGCCAGCAACCCCGTCCGCACCCAGGCCTCCGGCCGCGACGGGCCCTACACGCTCAACAtcaccgccaccaccaacaaCCAGCTCAACGTCTCCACGGGCGTCGTCGAGGTCACCGTCAACAACGCTCTCAGCGCCGTCAAGCCGCTCGCCGTCTACTCCGTCGACAAGGTGCTCCTGCCCTTCGAGCTGTTCGGGGCCAAGgcgcccgccgccgcgcccaccgcGTCGAAGCCCAAGAAGGGTGGGTCCTCGGACGCCGCCTCCGGCCCGGCCGGCGCCGACGACGCCGCGCCCACGGGCGCCGCCAGCGCCAGGGCCGTCGGTTGGAGCGTCGCTGGCCTCGCCGCCGTTCTTGGCTACCTGTTGTGA